A stretch of bacterium DNA encodes these proteins:
- a CDS encoding pyridoxamine 5'-phosphate oxidase family protein, which produces MADARTAALAFLKEHQAGVLSTVTSDDKPHGSAIYYVADDAFNIFFVTLKTSRKFANLQEHPAVAFTVGRQDVPQTIQIEGVASALQHPEEIGAHGMDLMKALTSNSRYYAPITKLDNDATAIIWIQPKSVRWADYTTNASGTENVIIDIPLTV; this is translated from the coding sequence ATGGCAGACGCGCGAACCGCAGCGCTCGCTTTCCTCAAGGAGCATCAGGCCGGAGTGCTTTCTACGGTCACATCGGACGACAAGCCGCATGGCAGCGCGATCTACTACGTGGCAGATGACGCGTTCAATATCTTTTTTGTCACCCTCAAGACAAGCAGGAAATTCGCGAACCTGCAGGAACATCCTGCGGTCGCATTCACGGTAGGGCGCCAGGATGTTCCGCAGACCATCCAGATCGAGGGTGTCGCGAGCGCGCTGCAGCATCCGGAGGAGATCGGCGCACATGGGATGGATCTCATGAAAGCCCTCACGTCGAACAGCCGGTATTACGCACCCATCACGAAGCTCGATAATGATGCGACGGCGATCATCTGGATCCAACCGAAGTCGGTCCGTTGGGCGGATTACACGACGAATGCATCGGGAACCGAGAACGTGATCATCGATATCCCGCTGACGGTATGA
- the ccmA gene encoding heme ABC exporter ATP-binding protein CcmA, with product MSVLRVRDLKKRYGEKEAVTGISFSVAKGEIVGLLGPNGAGKTTTISMILGILEPSEGSITIGGHDVQRDRTNALKVTNFAAVYAQLPGNLTVRQNLNVFGRIYEVEHLSDRIEAVMRELDLKKFEHTKAGVLSSGEQTRVTLAKAFLNEPQLLLLDEPTASLDPSSAQLVREKIREYAAKGGTVLWTSHNMHEVTDVCDRVLFVSHGNILLEGNPRELPAQRGKKNLEELFITVAREPLSLSD from the coding sequence ATGTCAGTCTTGCGTGTCCGTGATCTGAAGAAACGCTATGGCGAGAAGGAAGCCGTTACCGGCATCTCGTTCTCGGTCGCCAAGGGGGAGATCGTGGGACTCCTCGGTCCGAATGGGGCGGGTAAGACGACCACGATCAGCATGATCCTCGGAATCTTGGAGCCGAGCGAAGGCTCGATCACCATCGGCGGTCACGATGTCCAGCGAGATCGCACGAATGCGCTTAAAGTCACGAATTTCGCCGCAGTCTATGCGCAGCTCCCCGGCAATCTCACGGTGCGACAGAATCTCAATGTCTTCGGGCGTATCTACGAGGTCGAGCATCTGAGCGACCGCATCGAAGCGGTGATGCGTGAGTTGGATCTCAAAAAATTCGAGCACACGAAAGCAGGCGTCCTTTCCTCGGGTGAGCAGACGCGCGTCACGCTCGCGAAGGCATTCCTTAACGAGCCGCAGCTGCTTCTTCTGGATGAACCGACGGCCTCGCTCGATCCGTCGTCGGCGCAGCTCGTGCGCGAGAAGATCCGCGAGTACGCCGCGAAAGGCGGAACGGTCCTGTGGACCTCGCACAACATGCATGAGGTCACCGATGTGTGCGACCGCGTGCTCTTCGTCTCGCATGGAAACATCCTCTTGGAAGGGAATCCGCGTGAGTTACCGGCGCAGCGCGGCAAGAAGAATCTCGAGGAATTATTCATCACCGTCGCGCGCGAGCCGCTTTCTCTTTCCGACTGA
- a CDS encoding ABC transporter permease yields the protein MSWTRIFAIVLRQYYLTRDNPTRTLQIFLWPFLDIVLWGFISKYLNEVSPGGDLIPVLLGAIILWDFLSRVMTGVTMTFFEDVWSRNFLNMFASPLSIREYVSGMVVSTVGTSAIGFIGMLIAGGFLFGFTITSYGLLSLPFLLVLFLSGVALGIFGVALVLRFGPSAEWFIWPLPAIVAPFVGVFYPIETLPHWMQLIGKALPPTYVFDGVRAVVAGKGIESGALVIGSILGVFYIALSYAFFVSVYRRAVRTGLIARYSAETVA from the coding sequence ATGAGCTGGACCCGCATCTTCGCCATCGTACTGCGTCAGTACTACCTCACGAGGGATAATCCGACGCGCACACTCCAGATCTTCCTCTGGCCGTTCCTCGACATCGTGCTCTGGGGGTTCATCAGTAAATACCTGAACGAAGTATCTCCGGGAGGCGATCTCATTCCGGTCCTTCTCGGCGCCATCATCCTCTGGGATTTCCTCTCCCGCGTCATGACGGGTGTGACTATGACGTTCTTCGAGGATGTGTGGTCGCGCAACTTCCTCAATATGTTCGCTTCACCGCTTTCCATCCGTGAATACGTCTCTGGCATGGTGGTCTCGACGGTGGGGACGAGCGCGATCGGATTCATCGGCATGCTGATCGCCGGCGGATTCCTGTTCGGATTCACGATCACCTCGTACGGACTCCTTTCGCTCCCGTTCCTCCTTGTTCTATTCCTCTCAGGTGTGGCGCTCGGCATCTTCGGCGTCGCATTGGTTTTGCGTTTCGGTCCATCGGCGGAGTGGTTCATCTGGCCGCTGCCGGCCATCGTCGCGCCATTCGTCGGCGTCTTCTATCCGATCGAAACGCTGCCGCACTGGATGCAGCTCATCGGTAAAGCGCTCCCGCCGACGTATGTGTTCGACGGTGTCCGTGCGGTCGTTGCGGGGAAGGGGATCGAATCGGGCGCGCTCGTCATCGGCTCTATTCTCGGCGTCTTTTATATCGCGCTCTCATACGCATTCTTCGTGAGCGTCTACCGACGCGCAGTGCGCACCGGCCTCATCGCGCGCTACAGTGCGGAGACGGTCGCGTAG
- a CDS encoding glycosyltransferase family 4 protein has protein sequence MRIAQISPIVERVPPKKYGGTERMVHALTEELVKRGHEVTLFASGDSLTSAKLESVYPRGIREAKMKDIYGLNPWTLLNLGLAYELQDEFDIIHDHLAPVSLPIANLATTPVVMTMHGAFNAETKKLFQTLHGPHIVTISEAQMYSLPSLNHAGTVYNGLPMDDYPFGEEMGEYLLYVGRISQEKGVHFAIEVAQQLDLPLIIAAKVDPQDQLYFKEYIEPRLSDRIQWIGEVNEEERNKLMMNARCFLHPVTWREPFGLTLIEAMATGCPVVAFDKGSIPEIIDTGVTGFVVQDLDTMIEAVENIGNIDRAVCRERALTNFSATKMADGYEAVYMKVLEEHA, from the coding sequence ATGCGCATCGCGCAGATATCCCCGATCGTCGAGCGGGTACCTCCCAAGAAATACGGGGGGACCGAACGCATGGTCCATGCCCTCACGGAGGAGTTGGTGAAGCGTGGACATGAGGTGACCCTGTTCGCGAGCGGGGATTCGCTCACATCAGCCAAGCTTGAAAGCGTCTATCCCCGCGGGATCCGCGAGGCGAAGATGAAAGATATCTATGGACTGAATCCGTGGACGCTTCTTAACCTCGGTCTCGCCTACGAACTGCAGGATGAGTTCGATATCATCCACGATCATCTCGCGCCGGTAAGCCTTCCTATCGCGAATCTTGCGACCACTCCGGTCGTCATGACGATGCATGGGGCATTCAATGCAGAAACGAAAAAGCTTTTCCAAACGCTGCATGGGCCGCATATCGTAACCATCTCCGAGGCGCAGATGTACAGCCTGCCGAGTCTCAATCATGCGGGGACCGTCTACAACGGCTTGCCGATGGATGATTATCCGTTCGGAGAAGAAATGGGGGAGTATCTCCTCTATGTCGGCCGCATCTCGCAGGAGAAGGGTGTGCACTTCGCGATCGAGGTCGCGCAGCAATTGGATCTACCGCTCATCATTGCCGCAAAGGTGGATCCGCAGGATCAGCTGTATTTCAAGGAATATATCGAGCCGCGCCTGAGCGATCGCATCCAGTGGATCGGAGAGGTGAATGAGGAAGAGCGCAACAAGCTCATGATGAACGCACGCTGCTTCCTGCATCCGGTCACCTGGCGGGAGCCGTTCGGACTCACGCTGATCGAAGCCATGGCGACGGGGTGCCCGGTCGTGGCCTTTGATAAAGGCTCGATCCCGGAAATCATCGATACGGGGGTGACCGGATTCGTCGTGCAGGATCTCGACACGATGATCGAGGCGGTCGAGAATATCGGCAATATCGATCGTGCGGTCTGTCGAGAGAGGGCGCTCACGAATTTCAGCGCCACAAAGATGGCCGACGGCTACGAAGCGGTGTATATGAAGGTTCTCGAAGAGCACGCATAA
- a CDS encoding PspC domain-containing protein, translated as MEKKLYRSTSNKLLAGVCGGIAEYFNIDATLLRLFWMLIVIFTGIFPGVIAYILAIVIMPLPPHAPAHATKAEHHDTTESQHHPDAE; from the coding sequence TTGGAGAAGAAGCTCTATCGCAGTACTTCGAACAAGCTCCTTGCGGGCGTCTGCGGCGGCATCGCCGAGTATTTCAATATCGACGCGACGCTCCTGCGCCTCTTCTGGATGCTCATCGTCATCTTCACGGGCATCTTCCCGGGAGTGATCGCGTACATCCTTGCGATCGTCATCATGCCGCTGCCGCCGCACGCACCTGCTCATGCAACCAAGGCTGAGCATCACGACACCACCGAGTCCCAGCACCACCCGGATGCCGAATAG
- a CDS encoding DUF167 domain-containing protein: MPNSGKSIRVKVRAGARKESFELKPTQFEIAVKEPAEENRANDRVRELLARHFGVAVQKVRLEAGVRSPNKRFRIVA; the protein is encoded by the coding sequence ATGCCGAATAGCGGGAAAAGCATACGCGTCAAAGTCCGTGCCGGTGCACGGAAGGAATCGTTCGAGCTGAAACCGACGCAGTTCGAGATAGCAGTCAAAGAGCCGGCAGAAGAGAACCGTGCGAATGATCGCGTGCGCGAGCTTCTTGCGCGGCATTTCGGCGTCGCCGTCCAGAAGGTGCGGCTCGAAGCCGGAGTGCGATCGCCGAACAAACGATTCCGGATCGTCGCGTGA
- a CDS encoding CHRD domain-containing protein yields the protein MAHYDDMHSKHYSEDYKDIFLALGILTAAILALGATTAYADTNDQDWENRDEARNIDVQLSGSKEVPSVNTDTTGRYWLDFDKDGSDMTSRLDVYDGDEITAAHLHCAEPGENGPPVVTLFEDSNGTDVDGQLVSGSIDDTDIDDANCQSEIGYDIDNVQDLARVINDGKIYVNVHSQARPEGLIRADLPEGQRNDDNGHGGWNGSDDHGWDSNDHGWKDDDRDGKNDWYKDHDGSWKDSCNDWSDDNHDGRHDWNNKEWDRWEKDRSGSWDNNSHSWNDSKDDHHDYDWKDSDHQKNNNHDWDNQNDHEWKHGKNDWNSNENDGRDGKDGNDGHDGYSNNRKDDGNRWGGNDSHTSDRILSDISARLGVRLGR from the coding sequence ATGGCGCATTACGACGATATGCATTCGAAACACTATTCAGAAGATTATAAGGATATATTCCTCGCACTCGGGATCCTCACCGCGGCGATCCTTGCCTTGGGCGCTACCACCGCCTACGCGGATACCAACGACCAGGACTGGGAGAATCGTGACGAGGCACGGAATATCGATGTGCAGCTCTCGGGGTCGAAGGAGGTACCTTCGGTCAATACCGATACCACGGGACGATACTGGCTCGACTTCGACAAAGACGGCTCCGACATGACCAGTCGGCTTGATGTCTACGACGGAGATGAAATCACCGCCGCCCACCTCCATTGCGCGGAGCCGGGCGAGAACGGTCCTCCCGTCGTGACGCTGTTCGAAGACTCGAACGGCACTGACGTGGATGGCCAGCTCGTCAGCGGCTCGATCGATGATACCGATATCGATGACGCGAACTGCCAGTCGGAGATCGGCTATGACATCGACAATGTTCAGGACCTTGCCCGCGTTATCAATGACGGCAAGATCTATGTGAACGTGCACTCACAGGCACGCCCTGAAGGACTGATCCGCGCGGATCTTCCGGAAGGTCAGCGCAATGACGATAATGGTCATGGCGGCTGGAATGGATCAGATGATCACGGCTGGGATTCCAATGATCACGGCTGGAAGGACGATGACCGTGACGGAAAGAACGACTGGTACAAGGATCATGATGGTTCCTGGAAGGACAGCTGCAATGACTGGAGCGATGACAATCACGACGGCAGGCATGACTGGAACAACAAGGAATGGGATCGATGGGAGAAGGATCGATCTGGTTCATGGGATAACAATTCCCACTCCTGGAATGATTCGAAGGATGATCACCATGACTACGATTGGAAGGATTCTGATCATCAGAAGAACAATAACCATGACTGGGACAACCAGAATGACCACGAATGGAAGCACGGAAAGAATGACTGGAATTCCAACGAAAACGATGGTCGTGATGGGAAGGACGGCAACGATGGCCACGACGGCTACAGCAACAACCGGAAGGATGATGGGAACCGATGGGGTGGAAACGATTCGCACACATCGGATCGCATCCTCTCCGACATCAGCGCGCGACTCGGTGTCCGACTCGGTCGCTAG